The genomic region GAGCTGCCCGGGATGGATGCCGCGGGCGAACGCGCGTAACTCACCGAGCGCCTGGGTCGCCGCCTCCCGCGCCTCCCGCAGCGCGGCGCGCGCTTCCGGCTCGGCGACCGACGCTTCGACCGCGGCCAGCCGCATCGCGAGCGCCACCAGCCGCTGCTGGGCGCCGTCGTGCAGGTCGCGCTCCATGCGCTGCCGCTCGGTGGCCTCGGCCTGCAGTACCCGCATCTGCGCCACCCGGACCTGTTCGATGCGGGCCTGCACCTCGGTCTGCAGCTGGGCGTTCTCCAGCGCCCGCCGACCGGCCAGCAGCGCGGAGGTGACCAGCCCTTCGTGCCGCCGCAGCGCCGGGTCGGTGTCGACGATCGCGAGCGGCTCGCCGCCTTCCGTGACCACCGGGAGCCGCCACCGCCCGGCATCCTCCCGGGACGACGGTGACGGCACGACCCGGCCGGTGTAGTCGACGTACTGGGCCTGCCGCGGTACCCAGAACCAGACGTCGAGCGACGGGTCGCGGAGCACCGCGCGGAACGCGTTCCGCACCTGTGCGGCCGAGGGCGGGCGGGTGAGCTGCAACAGCTGGTCGGCGACCGCGACCTCGGCCCACCGACGCCGGAGCCCGACGGCGAGCAGGGCGAGCGGCACCGAGAGCGCGAGCGTGCCCTGGATCAGATACGTGTCCAGCTGCTTGTCGAGCCCGGTGATCGCTCCGGTCTGGACGAACGCGGAGAGCAGGCCGACGACCGCGACGGCCGCCAGCACCGGAAGCGTCAACGCCCGCTCGACGCCGTGCAGGCGCCGCTGCCGCCACCAGATCACCGCCGCGAACGCGGCCGCGATCGAGAGCGTCAACGCGGTGACGGCGGCGAACGCCCAGTTCTCGACCGTGTCCGAGTGCGCGACGCGGGGCCACCAGACGTCGTCGGCGAAGCCGTACGTCGACGCCGGCGTCGCCAGGCAGAGCGCGACCTGGCCGCCGACCAGGACGAACACCGCTGCCGCCGCGAACCACCGCTCCGGCCGGCCGTGCAGGCGACCGTCCGGGTAGTAGAGGATCCCGATGCTGCCGAACAGGAAGAAGAACGACTGCGCGAACGCCGAGACCAGCGGGCCCGGCCCGGCGTTCCAGGCGGCCAGCCACGTCAGCGCCCAGCAGAAGGCGGCTCCCACCAGCAGCAGGCCGGTCGGGCGCGTGCCCCGGCCGGTGGCGAGCAGCACGCCGGCGGCCGCGGTCGTCCCGCATTCGAGCAGCGTGATCGCCGCGGCGGGGGTGTGGACCTGCCAGTGCGGCCATCCACTCAAGACCGCCGCCAACGCGGCCGCGAGCCCGACGAGGATCGCGCCCTGCCGGGGGTGACGCTCCAGAGTGGCGCGCAGGCGTCGTCCGCTCCGCGAGCCGACCTCTGTAACCACGAGGTCACCCTAGGGGCAGAATCAGTGTGCTGTGTTCGCTTGTGCCCGCTCCGTATCCGGATTGGGCGGGCTCATAAGTCGGCGGCGCCATCCTGCCGCCGGGCCCGCAGATAGGCGAGGACCGCGGAGACTCGCCGGTGGTGACCGGTCTCGGTCGCGGGAAGCCCGAGCTTGGCGAAGATGCTCGCGATGTGCTTCTCGACCGTCTTCTGGTTGAGGACGAGGATCGTGGCGATGCCACTGTTCGACCGGCCCTCCGCCATGTGCCGGAGGACGTCTTTCTCGCGATCGGTCAGCTGCGAGACGCCGGGGCTGGTGGAGCGCTTGCGGCGCTGTTCGAGGAGTCGCTCGACGACCTCGGGCTCGATCACGGTGTCGCCCGCGGCGATTCTGGTCAGCGTGTCCTGCAGCGTCGCGACGTCGGCGACCTGCTCTTTGAGGCGGTACCCGACGCCGCGGGAGCCGATCTCCAGCAGGCGCATCAGGTACGGCGTCTCGGTGTAGTGGGAGAGCATCAGGATGCCCAGCTCGGGCCAGGTCTCCCGGAGCCGCTCCGCGGTGGCCAGGCCACCGTCCGGCTTCGGGGGCATGCGGATGTCGAGGATGACGACGTCCGGCAGATCGTTGGTGATCTTCTCGAACAGTTCGTCGCCGTCGGCGGCCTGGGCGGCGACCTCGACGCCGGCGGCCGAGAGCAGGAGGCACAGACCGTCCCGGAAGAGGGCCGCGTCGTCGGCCACGGCTACGCGCATGGGATCCTCGCCGCCACCGTGAAGTCGACGCTCGCGCCGTCGGTGACCTCGGTGCTCGGCGCGAGCAGCTCGCCGCCGATCGCGCGGATTCCGCTCCCGAGCGGAGCGAAGTACTTGGCGCTCTGGTCGCCGTGGGCGTCGCCGACGCCCACGGCGGTCGTTCGTACCCACAGATCGCTGCCGCGGGTCGTGACCTCGACCCTGATCTCGG from Cryptosporangium minutisporangium harbors:
- a CDS encoding response regulator transcription factor, which gives rise to MRVAVADDAALFRDGLCLLLSAAGVEVAAQAADGDELFEKITNDLPDVVILDIRMPPKPDGGLATAERLRETWPELGILMLSHYTETPYLMRLLEIGSRGVGYRLKEQVADVATLQDTLTRIAAGDTVIEPEVVERLLEQRRKRSTSPGVSQLTDREKDVLRHMAEGRSNSGIATILVLNQKTVEKHIASIFAKLGLPATETGHHRRVSAVLAYLRARRQDGAADL
- a CDS encoding sensor histidine kinase, which gives rise to MVTEVGSRSGRRLRATLERHPRQGAILVGLAAALAAVLSGWPHWQVHTPAAAITLLECGTTAAAGVLLATGRGTRPTGLLLVGAAFCWALTWLAAWNAGPGPLVSAFAQSFFFLFGSIGILYYPDGRLHGRPERWFAAAAVFVLVGGQVALCLATPASTYGFADDVWWPRVAHSDTVENWAFAAVTALTLSIAAAFAAVIWWRQRRLHGVERALTLPVLAAVAVVGLLSAFVQTGAITGLDKQLDTYLIQGTLALSVPLALLAVGLRRRWAEVAVADQLLQLTRPPSAAQVRNAFRAVLRDPSLDVWFWVPRQAQYVDYTGRVVPSPSSREDAGRWRLPVVTEGGEPLAIVDTDPALRRHEGLVTSALLAGRRALENAQLQTEVQARIEQVRVAQMRVLQAEATERQRMERDLHDGAQQRLVALAMRLAAVEASVAEPEARAALREAREAATQALGELRAFARGIHPGQLTEGGLPAALESLAERLDLAVELQITDVRPSSGLERALYLALAEALTNAARHGEVDEVVVRVYAEDRQLVGEVVDAGVGGARPVAEGGLAGIRDQARALGGEVEILSAPDVGTTVRVRLPFD